A window of the Canis lupus baileyi chromosome 1, mCanLup2.hap1, whole genome shotgun sequence genome harbors these coding sequences:
- the ALDH16A1 gene encoding aldehyde dehydrogenase family 16 member A1 — MAATRARPSAREIFATLEYGPVPESHACALAWLDTQDRRLGHYVSGKWLKPEHRNSVPCQDPITGESLASCLQAQAEDVVAAVEAAGKAFENWSGLPGASRAQHLIRLTKMIQKHQRLLWTLESLVTGRAVREIRDKDVPLAQQLLQYHAVQACTQEEVLAGWEPMGVVGLILSPTFSFLEMMWRICPALAVGCTVVVLVPPASPTPLLLAQLAGELGSFPGILNVISGPASLGPVLASQPRVQKVAFCGAVEEGRALRRTLAGKGAELGLALGTESLLVLTEAADVDSAVEGVVDAAWSDRSAGGLRLLIQESVWDETMRRLQERMARLRAGRGLDGAVDMGARGAAAHDLAQRYVREARSEGAQVFQAGDVPSDSPFFPPTLVSDLLPASPCSQAEVPWPVVAASRFRTAKEALAMANRTPRGGSASVWSERLGQALELGYGLQVGTVWINAHGLRNSEVPTGGCKESGSSWHGGLDGLYEYLRPSGTPGRLAYFSESMNYDTFGLAVPSTLPAGPEIGPSPTAPYGLFIGGRFQAPGARSSRPIQDSQGKLHSYVAEGGAKDIRGAVEAAHQATPGWVSQSPGARASLLWALATALERRESALASRLERHGVEFKAAKVEVELSVRQLRAWGARAQAQGHVLQVAELKGPVLRLREPLGVLAIVCPDEWPLLAFVSLLAAALAHGNSVVLVPSGACPIPALEVCQDMATLLPAGLVNVVTGDRDHLTRCLALHQDIQALWYFGSAQGSQFVEWASAGNLKPVWVNRGCPRAWDQEAKGAGPELGLRAARTKALWLPMGD; from the exons gcctggctggaCACCCAGGACCGACGCTTGGGTCACTATGTGAGTGGAAAGTGGTTAAAGCCAGAACACAGGAATTCAGTGCCTTGCCAGGATCCCATCACAG GAGAGAGCTTGGCCAGTTGCCTCCAGGCACAGGCTGAGGATGTGGTGGCTGCAGTCGAAGCGGCAGGGAAGGCTTTCGAGAACTGGAGCGGACTCCCTGGAGCTTCCCGGGCCCAGCATCTGATCAG GCTGACCAAGATGATCCAGAAGCACCAGCGGCTGCTCTGGACCCTAGAATCCCTGGTTACTGGGCGAGCCGTTCGAGAGATTCGAGACAAGGATGTCCCACTGGCCCAGCAGCTGCTCCAGTACCATGCAGTCCAAGCATGCACCCAGGAGGAGGTGCTGGCAGGCTGGGAGCCCATGG GAGTGGTCGGTCTCATCTTGTCACCCACATTCTCCTTTCTTGAGATGATGTGGAGGATTTGCCCTGCCCTGGCTGTGG GCTGTACTGTGGTGGTCCTCGTGCCCCCAGCCTCCCCGACACCCCTTCTGCTGGCCCAGCTGGCAGGGGAGCTAGGTTCGTTCCCAGGAATCCTCAATGTGATCAGTGGCCCTGCATCCCTGGGCCCTGTCCTAGCCTCCCAGCCTAGAGTCCAGAAAGTGGCCTTCTGTGGAGCTGTCGAG GAAGGACGTGCCCTCCGGCGGACCCTGGCAGGTAAGGGTGCCGAGCtgggcctggccctggggaccGAGTCACTGCTGGTGCTGACAGAGGCAGCGGATGTGGACTCCGCGGTGGAGGGTGTTGTGGATGCAGCCTGGTCCGACCGCAGCGCG GGGGGCCTCAGGCTCCTGATCCAGGAGTCTGTGTGGGACGAGACAATGAGGCGGCTCCAGGAGCGGATGGCACGGCTTCGGGCCGGTCGAGGACTGGATGGGGCTGTGGACATGGGGGCTCGAGGGGCTGCTGCACATGACCTGGCCCAGCGCTATGTGCGTGAGGCCCGGAGTGAGGGCGCACAG gtGTTTCAGGCTGGTGACGTGCCTTCAGACAGCCCATTCTTCCCCCCAACTTTGGTCTCTGACCTGCTCCCAGCTTCCCCATGTAGCCAGGCAGAG gtgcCCTGGCCTGTGGTGGCAGCCTCCCGATTCCGCACAGCGAAGGAGGCCCTGGCCATGGCCAACAGGACGCCCCGAGGAGGCAGTGCCAGTGTGTGGAGTGAGAGACtggggcaggccctggagctgggcTACGG gcTCCAGGTGGGCACAGTCTGGATCAACGCCCACGGCCTTAGAAACTCTGAAGTGCCCACAGGTGGCTGCAAGGAGAGCGGGTCTTCCTGGCACGGGGGCCTCGAC GGTCTGTATGAGTATCTGCGGCCCTCAGGAACCCCTGGCCGGCTGGCTTACTTTTCCGAGAGTATGAACTATGACACCTTTGGTCTCGCTGTCCCCTCAACCCTGCCAGCTGGGCCTGAAATAGGACCCAG CCCAACAGCCCCCTATGGGCTCTTCATCGGGGGCCGATTCCAAGCTCCTGGGGCCCGGAGCTCCAGACCCATCCAGGATTCACAAGGCAAACTCCACAGCTATGTGGCTGAGGGTGGAGCCAAGGATATCCGAGGAGCTGTGGAGGCTGCTCACCAGGCTACCCCTGG CTGGGTGAGTCAGTCCCCAGGGGCCCGGGCGTCCCTGTTGTGGGCCTTGGCAACTGCACTGGAGCGCCGGGAGTCTGCCCTAGCCTCGAGGCTGGAGAGGCATGGAGTGGAGTTCAAGGCCGCCAAGGTGGAGGTGGAGCTGAGTGTGAGGCAGCTTCGGGCCTGGGGGGCCCGCGCCCAGGCCCAAGGCCATGTGTTGCAG GTGGCAGAGCTGAAGGGCCCCGTGCTCCGGCTGCGGGAGCCACTGGGCGTGCTGGCCATCGTGTGCCCTGACGAGTGGCCCCTGCTTGCCTTCGTGTCTCTCCTGGCCGCCGCCCTGGCCCACGGCAACTCTGTAGTCTTGGTACCCAGCGGGGCCTGTCCCATCCCCGCCCTGGAGGTCTGCCAG GATATGGCCACCTTATTGCCAGCAGGCCTGGTAAACGTGGTGACCGGAGACCGGGACCACCTGACCCGCTGCCTGGCCTTGCACCAGGACATCCAGGCCCTGTGGTACTTCGGATCTGCACAG GGCTCCCAGTTTGTGGAGTGGGCCTCAGCAGGAAACCTGAAGCCGGTGTGGGTGAACAGAGGCTGCCCTCGGGCCTGGGATCAGGAGGCCAAGGGGGCAGGCCCAGAGTTGGGGCTGCGGGCAGCACGGACCAAGGCCCTGTGGCTGCCCATGGGGGACTGA